A window of Corallococcus macrosporus DSM 14697 contains these coding sequences:
- a CDS encoding DUF3943 domain-containing protein, which yields MHHSQWCGGRGQAARWRKAALLLSLLPSLAWTNDLPADAPLARDEDEDAAPPPRPRQFGWALAEVTAINLAVWGFDRYVLNKDFARVGLDAWRTNLRTGFVWDQDDFSTNQFAHPYHGSTYFNAARDHGFGYWGALGFTLVGSVQWELFAENHLPSFNDLINTTVGGWAQGEVIYRLSSMMLDQRATGTERAAREVTAGLLNPVRGFNRVVRGDAWRSAPNPKDWQPPVFASLARAGYLNIDAGPPLNQFFAELDLRYGDALRFPVDAPFDAFNLGVQFTTGEGRLISRAEIRGALAMLPLENGGNERVLLGAFQHFDYNDTQAYELGGQSIGAGLMYRYLAPRGRELRLALHLRGVVLAGITSEYAERAGRDYDYGPGLAFSFDVSYGRWPWEYLKLQAGTTWLHTLNGADGNHLVHEGTLLLDVPLFANVGLGASFTFFERNSFFRDFDTVSRGIPQARVFLSVH from the coding sequence ATGCATCACAGCCAGTGGTGCGGCGGGCGCGGGCAGGCGGCGCGATGGCGGAAGGCGGCGCTGCTCCTGTCCCTGCTGCCCTCGCTCGCCTGGACGAACGACCTTCCCGCGGACGCCCCCCTCGCCCGGGATGAAGACGAGGACGCCGCGCCCCCACCCCGGCCCCGCCAGTTCGGGTGGGCCCTGGCGGAGGTGACGGCCATCAACCTCGCGGTGTGGGGCTTCGACCGCTATGTGCTGAACAAGGACTTCGCCCGGGTCGGCCTGGACGCGTGGCGGACGAACCTCCGGACGGGGTTCGTCTGGGACCAGGACGATTTCAGCACCAACCAGTTCGCGCACCCCTACCACGGCAGCACGTACTTCAACGCCGCCCGGGACCACGGCTTCGGTTACTGGGGCGCCCTGGGCTTCACCCTGGTGGGCAGCGTCCAATGGGAGCTGTTCGCAGAGAACCACCTGCCCTCCTTCAACGACCTCATCAACACCACGGTGGGTGGGTGGGCCCAGGGGGAGGTCATCTACCGGCTGTCCTCCATGATGCTGGACCAGCGCGCCACGGGCACCGAGCGCGCCGCCCGCGAGGTCACCGCGGGGCTGCTCAACCCCGTCCGCGGCTTCAACCGGGTGGTGCGCGGGGACGCCTGGCGCAGCGCGCCCAACCCGAAGGACTGGCAGCCGCCGGTGTTCGCCTCCCTGGCGCGCGCGGGCTACCTGAACATCGACGCGGGCCCTCCGCTGAACCAGTTCTTCGCCGAGCTGGACCTGCGCTACGGCGATGCCCTGCGCTTCCCGGTGGACGCGCCCTTCGACGCCTTCAACCTGGGCGTGCAGTTCACCACCGGCGAGGGCCGCCTCATCAGCCGCGCGGAAATCAGGGGCGCGCTGGCCATGCTCCCGCTGGAGAACGGCGGGAACGAGCGCGTGCTGCTCGGCGCATTCCAGCACTTCGACTACAACGACACGCAGGCCTACGAGCTGGGCGGCCAGTCGATTGGCGCGGGGCTCATGTACCGCTACCTGGCGCCGCGGGGGCGGGAGCTGCGCCTGGCGCTCCATCTGCGCGGCGTGGTGCTGGCGGGCATCACCTCCGAATACGCGGAGCGGGCGGGCCGCGACTACGACTACGGCCCGGGCCTGGCCTTCTCCTTCGACGTCTCCTACGGACGCTGGCCCTGGGAGTACCTCAAGCTGCAGGCGGGCACGACGTGGCTGCACACGCTCAACGGGGCGGACGGCAACCACCTGGTCCACGAGGGCACCCTGCTGCTGGACGTGCCGCTGTTCGCCAACGTGGGCCTGGGCGCCAGCTTCACCTTCTTCGAGCGCAACAGCTTCTTCCGGGACTTCGACACCGTCTCTCGCGGCATCCCGCAGGCCCGGGTGTTCCTCTCCGTGCACTGA
- a CDS encoding sialidase family protein: MVSLTDLTSRRRWGWLLGALLVSWSAAAQVPKTRFEESFGPALNLSGTPTFNFEFQTAVSGSNVYVVWSDTSSVDVTHVYLRRSDDQGRSFEPPQRLSSGVTPAYLPTVVAEGSKVYVAWREQGIRFRASHDNGETFEPAQLLAPHGLSPRLAAENSDVYVTWTVPTGTRTANQHLRASHDKGLSFGPAVMMDDGHGVGVTELVASNNRVYLVGDDVGVDDRPDVYVRSSPHEGVAFLPRLNLSAERGPSQPSLLARIAVKDQKVHVVWEECDDLFPTACAILYRRSTDRAASFGPIQNLSEGRGLALAPDLELSGQHVFVAWQDNRAGHFDIVLRVSSDHGGTFSATRNLSNTPGDSGAVSLAAANAILRVVWEDTTSGATDIYYRASGDLGASFTPIQNLSNSPTRSTAPRIITSNSGTFGYVGWLEDLSFENTDVFFRRAEAR; the protein is encoded by the coding sequence ATGGTGAGCCTGACGGACCTGACGAGCCGGCGGCGCTGGGGCTGGCTGCTGGGAGCGCTGCTGGTGTCCTGGAGCGCGGCAGCGCAGGTCCCCAAAACCCGCTTCGAGGAGTCGTTCGGGCCCGCGCTGAACCTGAGCGGGACCCCCACCTTCAACTTCGAGTTCCAGACGGCGGTCTCCGGGAGCAATGTCTACGTCGTGTGGAGTGACACATCGTCCGTCGACGTCACCCACGTGTACCTGCGCCGGAGTGATGACCAGGGGAGGTCCTTCGAGCCGCCCCAGCGCCTGAGCAGCGGCGTCACCCCGGCCTACCTGCCCACCGTCGTCGCGGAGGGAAGCAAGGTCTACGTCGCCTGGCGGGAGCAGGGCATCCGGTTCCGCGCCAGCCACGACAACGGCGAGACGTTCGAGCCGGCCCAGTTGCTGGCGCCCCACGGCCTGTCTCCGCGGCTCGCGGCGGAGAACAGCGACGTGTACGTGACGTGGACTGTGCCCACGGGTACGCGGACGGCGAACCAGCACCTCCGGGCCAGCCATGACAAGGGCCTGAGCTTCGGCCCCGCCGTGATGATGGATGACGGCCACGGTGTCGGCGTGACGGAGCTGGTCGCGTCGAACAATCGCGTCTACCTGGTGGGGGACGACGTGGGCGTGGACGACCGGCCGGACGTCTATGTCCGCTCCAGTCCGCATGAGGGCGTCGCCTTCCTGCCGCGGCTCAACCTCAGCGCCGAGCGCGGGCCGAGCCAACCGTCCCTGCTGGCGCGCATCGCGGTGAAGGACCAGAAGGTCCACGTCGTGTGGGAGGAGTGTGACGACCTCTTCCCCACCGCGTGCGCCATCCTCTACCGCCGCAGCACGGACCGCGCCGCCAGCTTCGGGCCCATCCAGAACTTGAGCGAGGGCCGGGGCCTCGCGCTCGCTCCGGACCTGGAGCTCTCCGGCCAGCACGTCTTCGTGGCCTGGCAGGACAACCGCGCTGGCCACTTCGACATCGTCCTCCGCGTCAGCAGCGACCACGGCGGCACGTTCTCCGCTACGCGGAACCTGAGCAACACCCCGGGGGACTCCGGCGCCGTCAGCCTGGCCGCCGCGAACGCCATCCTGCGCGTCGTCTGGGAGGACACCACCTCGGGCGCGACGGACATCTACTACCGGGCCAGCGGTGACCTGGGGGCGTCGTTCACCCCCATCCAGAACCTGAGCAACAGCCCCACCCGCTCCACCGCGCCGCGAATCATCACGTCCAACAGCGGCACCTTCGGGTACGTGGGCTGGCTGGAGGACCTGTCCTTCGAGAACACCGACGTCTTCTTCCGCCGCGCCGAGGCGCGGTAG
- a CDS encoding phosphatidylinositol-specific phospholipase C domain-containing protein, with protein sequence MLVLGLVAVTPSAFAAGRYYNDSGSIQTHHPNWMSWVPDSTSLAALSLPGTHDTMAYQSYGGSLTQTQSLALRKQLDAGIRALDIRCRHIADSFTIHHGVVYLHVNFDDVLRTSIQFLNANPSETLVMRVKKEHTEENVTRSFAATYEAYRNNPAYQPYLWTGRHVPTLREVRGKIVILDDFAGGTYGIPWGGLDLQDDWTVSSIFDIAGKWDKVRGHLTRTNTGSPSTLFVNFLSGASAFAHPFTVAGGGMGVRGVNDYAIDHLVAGQVQRAGILFMDFPGAGLIDAILALNFRLLSSTTWLPADFEVIFRNTAYTVGGNAEQRWHGIRNFLHNAAPGRSWHVLALKRSWGAWISHQGNFYQSDAMDDYTHIAYLTRSVTSVVGRSYLTDYVSGQVRSLSGNAAERAVTLHGRLSARFPFQRWSVVVKQAPGGLSNWAYSDYGRGAHLSSGDFTYAVQGHSASDGVYLHEHSNHEGNLIRLDGNVASLVGWGFNDMLSSITILGPYQTTMCEHQDYTGRCFSTSQSVGDVNAMPGGSWHDKVTSVVVTRTGLR encoded by the coding sequence ATGCTCGTCCTGGGCCTCGTCGCCGTCACTCCTTCCGCGTTCGCGGCCGGGCGCTACTACAACGATTCCGGCAGCATCCAGACGCACCATCCCAACTGGATGAGCTGGGTTCCGGACTCGACGAGCCTCGCGGCCCTGTCGCTGCCGGGGACGCACGACACCATGGCGTACCAGTCCTACGGCGGCTCCCTGACGCAGACGCAGTCGTTGGCGCTGCGCAAGCAACTCGACGCGGGCATCCGCGCGCTGGACATCCGCTGCCGGCACATCGCGGACAGCTTCACCATCCACCACGGCGTCGTCTACCTGCACGTCAACTTCGACGACGTCCTGCGCACCTCCATCCAGTTCCTGAACGCGAACCCCAGCGAGACGCTGGTGATGCGCGTGAAGAAGGAGCACACCGAGGAGAACGTCACGCGCAGCTTCGCCGCGACGTACGAGGCGTACCGGAACAACCCGGCCTACCAGCCCTATCTCTGGACCGGCCGGCACGTGCCCACGCTGCGGGAGGTGCGCGGGAAGATCGTCATCCTGGATGACTTCGCCGGTGGCACCTATGGCATCCCGTGGGGCGGCCTGGACCTGCAGGACGACTGGACGGTGTCCTCCATCTTCGACATCGCGGGCAAGTGGGACAAGGTCCGCGGGCACCTGACGCGCACCAACACGGGCTCGCCGTCCACGCTGTTCGTCAACTTCCTCAGCGGCGCGTCCGCGTTCGCGCACCCCTTCACGGTGGCGGGCGGCGGGATGGGCGTGCGCGGCGTGAATGACTACGCCATCGACCACCTGGTGGCGGGGCAGGTCCAGCGGGCGGGCATCCTCTTCATGGATTTCCCTGGCGCGGGGCTGATTGACGCCATCCTGGCGCTCAACTTCCGCCTCCTGTCGTCAACGACGTGGCTGCCGGCGGACTTCGAGGTCATCTTCAGGAACACCGCGTACACGGTGGGCGGCAATGCCGAGCAGCGCTGGCATGGCATCCGGAACTTCCTCCACAACGCCGCGCCCGGCCGGAGCTGGCACGTCCTGGCGCTGAAGCGGTCCTGGGGCGCCTGGATTTCCCACCAGGGGAACTTCTACCAGTCCGACGCCATGGATGATTACACGCACATCGCGTACCTGACGCGCTCGGTGACGAGCGTGGTGGGCAGGAGCTACCTGACGGACTACGTGAGCGGGCAGGTCCGGAGCCTGTCTGGAAACGCGGCGGAGCGGGCCGTCACGCTGCATGGCCGGCTGAGCGCCCGCTTCCCGTTCCAGCGCTGGTCCGTGGTGGTGAAGCAGGCGCCGGGCGGGCTGAGCAACTGGGCGTACTCGGACTACGGCCGGGGCGCGCACCTGTCGTCAGGGGACTTCACGTACGCGGTCCAGGGACACTCCGCCTCGGACGGCGTCTATCTCCACGAGCACTCGAACCACGAGGGCAACCTCATCCGGCTCGACGGCAACGTGGCCTCGCTGGTCGGCTGGGGGTTCAACGACATGCTGAGCTCCATCACCATCCTCGGGCCGTATCAGACGACGATGTGCGAGCATCAGGACTACACGGGCCGCTGCTTCAGCACGTCCCAGAGCGTGGGGGACGTCAACGCGATGCCAGGGGGCTCCTGGCACGACAAGGTGACCTCCGTCGTCGTCACCCGGACGGGGCTGCGGTAG
- a CDS encoding tetratricopeptide repeat protein: MNPAARADMESRADRALRRGELTEALGLYESLVRAFPADAALAVKLANARELLQPAELEVIQAARATASIPLPVGPSSPVQEGERLFALGDYAGAAACYRRAVQERPDSELLKERLIELYGLAKAMPLQSPTDRALPDKAEPRLQALLDRVASRRRLKRD; encoded by the coding sequence ATGAACCCCGCCGCCAGGGCCGACATGGAGTCACGTGCCGATCGCGCCCTGCGCCGCGGCGAGCTCACCGAAGCGCTCGGGCTCTACGAGTCGCTCGTGCGGGCCTTCCCGGCGGACGCGGCCCTGGCCGTCAAGCTCGCCAACGCGCGCGAGCTGCTCCAACCCGCGGAGCTGGAAGTCATCCAGGCCGCCCGCGCCACGGCCAGCATCCCCCTCCCCGTGGGCCCCTCCTCCCCCGTCCAGGAAGGCGAGCGCCTCTTCGCGCTGGGCGACTATGCGGGCGCCGCCGCGTGCTACCGGCGCGCCGTCCAGGAACGCCCGGACAGCGAGCTGCTCAAGGAGCGGCTGATCGAACTCTATGGGCTCGCGAAGGCCATGCCCCTACAGTCACCGACAGACAGGGCCCTCCCCGACAAGGCGGAGCCTCGCCTCCAGGCCCTGCTCGACAGGGTGGCGTCGCGCCGCCGCCTGAAGCGGGACTGA
- a CDS encoding 6-phosphofructokinase — MRLGVLTGGGDCPGLNALIRGLVKRGTHEFGHEFVGIENGYMGLVEPGLARPLTEDDTRGILPKGGTILGTSNKANPFAYATHEDGHWVERDVSDQVLRRCEELGLDGLIAVGGDGTLSIAHRLVEKGLKVVGCPKTIDNDLSGTDQTFGFDTARLIVTEALDRLHSTAEAHDRVMVVEIMGRHAGFLTLESGIAGGADVILIPEIPYRVDAVVEKLRRRSTRRRSFSIIAISEGAFPQGGELAVLDAAEAIPGRGVVRLGGSGKVLADLLARHVEAEIRVTVLGHLQRGGSPSAADRVLATRYGCKVLDLVSAGQWDHMVALRAGEIIAVPLSESRKERRVDPAGELVRFTKSMGISFGD, encoded by the coding sequence ATGAGACTCGGAGTCCTGACCGGTGGCGGAGACTGCCCCGGCCTCAACGCCCTCATTCGCGGCCTCGTGAAGCGGGGCACGCACGAGTTCGGCCACGAGTTCGTGGGCATCGAGAACGGCTACATGGGGCTGGTGGAGCCAGGGCTCGCACGCCCGCTCACCGAGGACGACACGCGCGGCATCCTCCCCAAGGGCGGCACCATCCTGGGCACGTCGAACAAGGCGAACCCGTTCGCCTACGCGACCCATGAGGACGGGCACTGGGTGGAGCGCGACGTGTCCGACCAGGTCCTGCGCCGCTGCGAGGAGCTGGGCCTGGACGGGCTCATCGCCGTGGGTGGCGACGGGACGCTCTCCATCGCCCACCGGCTGGTGGAGAAGGGCCTCAAGGTGGTCGGCTGTCCGAAGACCATCGACAACGACTTGTCGGGGACGGATCAGACCTTCGGCTTCGACACCGCGCGGCTCATCGTCACCGAGGCGCTCGACCGGCTGCACTCCACCGCCGAGGCGCATGACCGGGTGATGGTGGTGGAGATCATGGGCCGCCACGCCGGCTTCCTCACGCTGGAGAGCGGCATCGCCGGGGGCGCGGACGTCATCCTGATTCCAGAGATTCCGTACCGGGTGGACGCCGTGGTGGAGAAGCTCCGCCGCCGCTCCACCCGCCGCCGCAGCTTCTCCATCATCGCCATCTCCGAGGGCGCGTTCCCCCAGGGGGGCGAGCTGGCCGTGCTGGACGCGGCGGAGGCCATTCCGGGCCGGGGCGTGGTGCGGCTCGGCGGCTCGGGCAAGGTGCTGGCGGACCTGCTGGCCCGTCACGTCGAGGCGGAGATCCGCGTCACGGTGCTGGGCCACCTGCAGCGCGGCGGCAGCCCCAGCGCGGCGGACCGGGTGCTGGCCACCCGCTACGGCTGCAAGGTGCTGGACCTGGTGAGCGCGGGCCAGTGGGACCACATGGTGGCCCTGCGCGCGGGAGAAATCATCGCGGTCCCCTTGAGCGAGTCGCGCAAGGAGCGCCGGGTGGATCCGGCGGGTGAGCTGGTGCGCTTCACCAAGAGCATGGGCATCAGCTTCGGGGACTGA